One genomic segment of Ricinus communis isolate WT05 ecotype wild-type chromosome 3, ASM1957865v1, whole genome shotgun sequence includes these proteins:
- the LOC8270211 gene encoding LOW QUALITY PROTEIN: uncharacterized protein LOC8270211 (The sequence of the model RefSeq protein was modified relative to this genomic sequence to represent the inferred CDS: inserted 1 base in 1 codon; deleted 1 base in 1 codon), with translation MPRPGPRPYECVRRAWHSDRHQPMRGSVIHQIFRVVSETHSAITKKNKEWQEKLPIVVLKAEEIMYSKANSEAEYMNPDTLWDRVNDAINTIIRRDESNETGELLPPCIEAALNLGCIPVRASRSQRHSNPRSYLSPRMHEPVPAALRIVERANDKQCPQLSPPQSSSQLNFARPTTAVNSTLPVSESNCHLTESSNIAASCSYPLLYDNISLGSSQLMSKEINKQLNLGSVYPLYYGNNYHIKQPHLASQVPEKNSNTIFVGTPISTSAAEPAEMSVFHDFLTCPSAEISAKRISQADLGNTHEKPSGVQCDLSLRLGLFTDSSVNMKRSLVQETEDVGSSNSQDRSKSSNFYLQKNKELFFSPSRNTNIPFEYHQVKWFSVGEEQNLDPTIRRLKXPLIDNVYEGQFCWRPEFTSNQFIGRVERPGL, from the exons ATGCCGAGGCCAGGGCCGAGACCATATGAGTGTGTGAGAAGAGCTTGGCATAGCGATAGACACCAACCCATGAGAGGTTCTGTCATTCATCAAATTTTCAG GGTCGTCAGTGAGACTCATAGTGCCATtactaaaaagaataaagagtgGCAAGAGAAGCTTCCTATTGTTGTGTTAAAAGCTGAGGAAATCATGTATTCTAAAGCAAACTCTGAG GCCGAGTATATGAACCCAGATACTTTATGGGATAGAGTAAATGATGCCATTAACACCATTATTCGTAGAGATGAGAGTAATGAAACCGGGGAACTTTTGCCTCCTTGTATTGAAG CTGCTCTCAATTTAGGCTGCATTCCAGTTAGAGCTTCAAGAAGCCAACGGCACAGTAATCCTAGGAGTTACCTCAGCCCAAGAATGCATGAACCTGTGCCTGCAGCACTTAGAATTGTGGAAAGAGCCAATGATAAGCAATGCCCTCAGCTATCGCCACCTCAGTCCAGCAGTCAGTTGAACTTTGCAAGACCCACCACAGCAGTAAATTCGACGCTTCCGGTTTCAGAATCTAACTGCCATTTGACTGAGAGTAGTAATATAGCTGCTTCTTGCAGTTATCCTTTACTGTATGACAATATTTCTCTGGGCTCTAGTCAGTTGATGTCAAAGGAAATTAACAAGCAACTGAACTTGGGTTCAGTTTATCCCTTGTATTATGGAAATAACTATCACATCAAACAGCCTCATTTGGCTTCTCAAGTCCCAGAGAAGAATTCCAACACTATTTTTGTCGGTACACCAATCAGTACATCAGCTGCAGAGCCTGCTGAGATGAGTGTTTTTCATGACTTTTTAACATGTCCCAGTGCTGAAATTTCCGCCAAGAGAATCTCACAAGCAGATTTGGGGAATACTCATGAGAAGCCATCTGGGGTGCAATGCGATCTGTCCTTAAGGTTGGGTCTATTCACAGACTCGTCtgtgaatatgaaaagaaGTCTGGTTCAAGAAACTGAAGATGTTGGCTCAAGCAACTCTCAAGATAGAAGCAAGTCTAGTAACTTTTATCTACAAAAAAACAAGGAGCTGTTTTTTTCTCCTAGTAGAAATACTAAT ATCCCTTTTGAGTACCATCAAGTTAAGTGGTTTTCAGTGGGTGAAGAACAGAATTTGGATCCAACTATCAGAAGGCTTA CACCCTTAATTGACAATGTTTATGAGGGGCAATTTTGCTGGCGACCTGAGTTTACCTCTAACCAGTTCATCGGTCGGGTAGAAAGGCCAGGTTTGTAG
- the LOC8270213 gene encoding stellacyanin has translation MAGSRMMGLVGFLVVAVGLLQGANAATKYTVGDSLGWTVPPSNSVGFYEDWANNRTFQIGDSLVFNWTGTHTATEVASEEEYNNCTKTGIVITTSGVNVLLSANGTRYFVCSVATNCEQGMKVAIRVGNGVPPPPLPPSAAPSLTIGSLTAVLSSILILFFSYM, from the exons ATGGCTGGCAGCCGAATGATGGGTTTGGTGGGATTCTTGGTTGTTGCAGTGGGGTTATTACAAGGCGCAAATGCTGCTACAAAATACACAGTTGGAGATAGTTTGGGATGGACTGTCCCTCCCAGCAATTCTGTTGGATTCTATGAGGATTGGGCTAACAACAGGACATTTCAGATAGGCGATTCTCTTG TGTTCAACTGGACTGGGACACATACAGCAACTGAAGTAGCATCAGAAGAGGAATACAATAACTGCACAAAGACAGGAATAGTGATAACAACGAGCGGAGTAAATGTCCTTCTTTCTGCAAACGGTACTCGCTACTTTGTCTGTTCAGTAGCCACAAATTGTGAACAAGGTATGAAGGTGGCTATCAGAGTCGGAAACGGCGTACCACCGCCTCCACTTCCTCCCTCTGCCGCTCCTTCACTCACCATCGGTTCCTTGACTGCTGTGCTCTCCTCCATACTCATCTTGTTCTTCAGTTATATGTGA
- the LOC8270214 gene encoding cucumber peeling cupredoxin: MGRRWIGFLIVLLPLLDSTAAATKFTVGDGIGWAVPSNASFYDEWASDKTFQVGDSIVFNWSEVHNVLEVTSKSEYDNCTTTNGILRQTSPVTIDLTANSTLYFICTVGQHCALGQKVTIKVGNGISSPSPSSPSNSANPSCSATALFTVLTAAVIYFLRSLA, from the exons ATGGGTCGCCGGTGGATTGGGTTCTTGATAGTTTTGCTGCCTTTACTGGACAGCACAGCCGCTGCAACAAAGTTTACAGTTGGAGATGGTATCGGTTGGGCAGTTCCTTCCAACGCTTCCTTCTACGACGAGTGGGCTAGCGATAAAACTTTCCAGGTTGGTGATTCCATAG TATTCAACTGGTCGGAGGTACACAACGTATTAGAGGTAACATCGAAGTCTGAATACGATAACTGCACAACAACAAATGGAATACTCAGGCAAACTAGTCCTGTAACTATCGATCTGACAGCAAACTCTACTCTCTACTTCATCTGCACCGTTGGACAACACTGCGCACTGGGTCAGAAGGTAACAATCAAAGTTGGAAATGGAATATCATCTCCATCACCATCATCGCCATCAAATTCTGCAAATCCTTCCTGCAGCGCTACTGCCTTGTTTACAGTTCTCACTGCTGCTGTCATATATTTCCTGCGTTCCCTTGCTTAA
- the LOC8270216 gene encoding mucin-5AC, protein MSKIVSVAILAIAFASLLNTTTAKTLVVGDGLGWLVPPGGDLAYATWAAINTFTVGDVLVFNFTTGQQDVARVTKEAYLFCNSTNPIALKTTGPANFTLDTTGAYFFISTMDKHCPLGQRLAIYVTAPGPYPSPGPHTAPSPVPNRAPVTYTVGDGMGWIVPPGGALAYMTWAYNKTFIVGDVLVFNFVDGLQDVALVTKEAYETCNTNSTIQVWSTSPANILLNATGDYFFTSTYPNRCILGQQLAIRVVASTGTGGVLAPPSGIVNPPTSSSSISSLVTEGPAAPPVSSAPSPAVAGFFITLVSISMALFLKKNRGDLTINNTISSMARTSSMAFLAAIIVAGFVQSSIAQTTTHVVGGAVGWTIPPGGATVYSTWAANQTFAAGDVLVFNFANNIHDVAKVSKADYDACASANPISLAITSPARITINASGEHYFICNFTGHCSAGQKLMINVSAATTPAPAPQPSSPSPPPQSTTTPVPAPSPTPVSAPSSTPVSAPTPSSTATPPTTTATPPTTSTTPPSPTTPSSPSPAGANAPPPSDSSAKSLGVAGLSATFLSIVVAFLYYM, encoded by the exons atgtcTAAAATAGTCAGTGTAGCAATTTTAGCCATTGCATTTGCTTCACTTCTAAACACCACTACGGCCAAGACCCTTGTTGTTGGAGATGGCTTAGGATGGCTGGTGCCTCCAGGAGGCGACCTCGCTTATGCTACTTGGGCTGCCATTAATACCTTCACCGTCGGTGACGTTCTCG TGTTCAATTTCACAACTGGACAGCAAGACGTAGCAAGGGTGACAAAAGAAGCATACCTGTTCTGCAATTCAACAAATCCCATCGCCCTTAAAACAACTGGTCCTGCAAATTTTACCTTAGATACTACTGGTGCATACTTCTTTATCTCTACAATGGACAAACATTGCCCATTAGGCCAGAGATTAGCCATATATGTAACTGCTCCTGGACCCTATCCCAGTCCTGGTCCTCACACGGCTCCTTCACCGGTCCCGAATAGAGCCCCAGTGACCTACACCGTTGGAGATGGAATGGGTTGGATTGTCCCTCCTGGTGGTGCCCTTGCTTATATGACTTGGGCCTATAACAAGACTTTTATAGTTGGAGACGTTCTAG TTTTCAACTTCGTGGATGGACTACAAGATGTTGCTCTAGTGACAAAAGAAGCCTATGAGACATGCAACACCAATAGCACCATCCAAGTCTGGTCGACAAGCCCCGCAAATATCTTACTCAATGCCACCGGTGATTATTTCTTCACTTCCACCTACCCAAACCGCTGCATCTTGGGTCAACAGCTTGCCATCAGAGTGGTAGCCAGCACTGGTACCGGCGGCGTACTGGCTCCGCCTTCTGGCATCGTCAATCCACCTACAAGCAGCAGTAGCATAAGCAGTCTTGTCACAGAGGGTCCTGCAGCTCCCCCAGTTAGCTCGGCTCCATCTCCTGCTGTTGCTGGATTCTTCATTACCCTTGTGTCCATTTCCATGGCTTTGTTC TTGAAAAAGAACAGGGGCGACCTGACCATAAACAacacaatatcatcaatggCAAGAACATCAAGTATGGCATTTCTTGCTGCAATTATTGTAGCTGGTTTTGTTCAGAGCTCGATCGCACAGACAACAACCCATGTGGTGGGTGGTGCTGTGGGCTGGACCATTCCTCCCGGTGGCGCTACAGTTTATTCCACATGGGCTGCGAACCAAACATTTGCCGCTGGTGACGTTCTTG TGTTTAACTTTGCAAACAACATACATGATGTGGCTAAGGTTTCAAAGGCTGATTACGATGCTTGTGCATCAGCCAACCCTATTTCACTGGCAATCACTAGTCCAGCAAGAATCACTATCAATGCTTCCGGCGAACACTACTTTATCTGCAATTTTACTGGTCACTGCAGTGCTGGTCAGAAGTTGATGATCAATGTTAGTGCTGCAACAACTCCAGCTCCAGCCCCACAACCATCATCTCCTTCACCTCCACCTCAGTCCACCACTACACCTGTTCCGGCCCCATCCCCTACTCCTGTTTCAGCACCCTCTTCCACTCCAGTTTCTGCACCAACGCCATCTTCCACTGCCACTCCACCAACCACCACGGCAACTCCACCTACCACCTCCACCACTCCTCCATCCCCAACCACCCCTTCTTCCCCATCTCCTGCAGGTGCCAATGCCCCACCTCCATCCGACAGCTCTGCTAAATCACTTGGTGTTGCTGGTCTCTCTGCTACTTTCTTGTCAATTGTTGTAGCTTTCTTGTACTATATGTGA